In Mycolicibacterium alvei, a single window of DNA contains:
- a CDS encoding MlaE family ABC transporter permease: MGTMTILRSTYPRVTRQFNKPVSTLSRIGDHTLFYLKALAGTPHAAMHYRKELIRLIAEISMGAGTLAMIGGTVVIVGFLTLATGGVLAIQGYSSLGNIGIEALTGFLAAFINVRIAAPVVAGIGLAATFGAGVTAQLGAMRINEEIDALEAMAIRPVEYLVSTRIVAGMIAITPLYAIAVILSFLASQFTTVVLLGQSGGLYDHYFTTFLNPIDLLWSFLQAVLMAITILLIHTYFGYFASGGPSGVGVAVGNAVRTSLIVVVSVTLLVSLSVYGSNGNFNLSG, from the coding sequence ATGGGCACAATGACAATCCTGCGGTCGACCTATCCACGGGTGACCCGACAGTTCAACAAGCCGGTGTCGACGTTGAGCCGGATCGGCGATCACACGCTGTTCTACCTCAAGGCGCTGGCCGGCACCCCGCACGCGGCCATGCACTATCGCAAGGAACTGATCCGGCTGATCGCCGAGATCTCGATGGGTGCAGGCACCTTGGCCATGATCGGCGGCACCGTGGTGATCGTGGGGTTCTTGACCCTGGCCACCGGCGGTGTGCTGGCCATCCAGGGCTACAGCTCGCTGGGCAACATCGGCATCGAGGCGCTGACCGGATTCCTGGCCGCCTTCATCAACGTCCGGATCGCCGCGCCCGTGGTGGCCGGCATCGGCCTGGCCGCCACCTTCGGGGCCGGGGTGACCGCCCAGCTCGGGGCGATGCGGATCAACGAGGAGATCGACGCACTGGAAGCCATGGCGATCCGGCCCGTCGAATACCTCGTCAGTACCCGGATTGTGGCCGGGATGATCGCCATCACCCCGCTGTACGCGATCGCGGTGATCCTGTCGTTTTTGGCGTCCCAGTTCACCACTGTGGTGCTACTCGGGCAGTCCGGCGGCTTGTACGACCACTACTTCACGACGTTCCTCAATCCGATCGATCTGCTGTGGTCGTTTCTGCAGGCCGTCCTGATGGCCATCACCATCCTGCTGATCCACACCTACTTCGGTTACTTCGCCTCCGGCGGACCATCCGGAGTGGGCGTGGCTGTCGGTAACGCCGTCCGCACCTCGTTGATCGTCGTGGTCTCGGTGACCCTGCTGGTGTCACTGTCCGTCTACGGCTCCAACGGCAACTTCAACCTGTCGGGTTAG
- a CDS encoding MCE family protein codes for MTQNVGPGPAHRSETTSTAAPVAARAGRSFGVGGSARPLAGLATVVVIGLIFGLAVALFRGSFTKTEPVTLISDRAGLVMNPDAKVKMHGVQVGTVSSIEQRADGKAVLHLAMNPAQLHLIPGNVQADIASTTVFGAKYVQLVAPENPSSEKLRPGQTLQGDHVTVEMNTVFQQLTNVLNKVDPVKLNETLGALSAAFAGRGEAMGQSLSDFNAVLKKIEPSLPNLTGDIEAMAAVSKAYGDAAPDLLKTVDNTNKLSDSIVAEQQNLDNFLVSSIGLADVGNEVVGGNREALSTVLNLLAPTTGLLNKYAPGLNCALKGMVVAKNQPPAPDPGVLVNVAFTLGIERYRYPSNLPKVAAKGGPHCMGLPDIGFGNKAKYLVVDTNANPWQYGNQGILLNSDGLKQILFGPLDGPPRNTTQIGQPG; via the coding sequence TTGACGCAGAACGTCGGCCCGGGCCCAGCCCACCGCTCTGAAACCACAAGTACCGCAGCACCGGTGGCCGCCCGCGCAGGGAGAAGCTTCGGTGTCGGCGGCTCCGCACGACCACTGGCCGGCCTGGCCACAGTGGTCGTGATAGGACTGATCTTCGGCCTGGCCGTCGCGCTGTTCCGCGGCAGCTTCACCAAGACCGAGCCGGTTACCTTGATCTCCGACCGTGCCGGTCTGGTGATGAACCCGGACGCCAAGGTCAAGATGCATGGCGTGCAGGTCGGCACCGTCAGCTCGATCGAGCAGCGCGCCGACGGCAAGGCCGTGCTGCATCTGGCGATGAACCCGGCTCAGCTGCACCTGATCCCCGGCAATGTTCAGGCCGACATCGCCTCGACCACGGTGTTCGGCGCCAAGTACGTGCAACTCGTCGCACCGGAGAATCCCTCGTCCGAGAAACTCCGTCCGGGCCAGACCCTGCAGGGCGACCACGTCACCGTCGAGATGAACACGGTATTCCAGCAGCTCACCAATGTCTTGAACAAGGTCGATCCGGTGAAGCTGAACGAAACGTTGGGTGCGCTGTCGGCCGCGTTCGCCGGGCGCGGCGAGGCGATGGGACAGTCGCTCTCCGACTTCAATGCGGTGCTGAAAAAGATCGAACCGAGTCTGCCCAACCTGACCGGCGACATCGAGGCCATGGCGGCGGTGTCGAAGGCCTACGGTGACGCGGCGCCGGACCTGCTCAAAACCGTCGACAACACCAACAAATTGAGCGACAGCATTGTGGCCGAGCAGCAGAATCTCGACAACTTCCTGGTCAGCTCGATCGGCCTGGCCGATGTCGGCAACGAGGTCGTCGGTGGTAATCGTGAGGCGCTGAGCACGGTGCTGAACCTGCTGGCACCGACCACAGGTCTGCTCAACAAATACGCGCCTGGGCTCAACTGTGCGCTGAAGGGCATGGTGGTCGCCAAGAACCAGCCGCCGGCTCCCGATCCCGGTGTGCTCGTCAATGTCGCGTTCACTCTGGGCATCGAGCGCTACCGCTACCCGTCGAACCTGCCCAAGGTGGCGGCGAAGGGTGGACCGCACTGCATGGGCTTGCCGGACATCGGGTTCGGCAACAAGGCGAAGTACCTCGTCGTCGATACGAATGCCAACCCATGGCAGTACGGCAACCAGGGCATCCTGCTCAACTCCGACGGACTCAAGCAGATCCTGTTCGGCCCGCTGGACGGTCCGCCGCGTAACACCACACAGATCGGACAGCCGGGATGA
- a CDS encoding MCE family protein, with translation MTRGRSTFVKFATFAVVMAVLTAFLFMTFSEYRGGSYSGYSAAFGDASRLEAGDSVRVAGVRVGTVKSVSLQPDKSVKVDFDTDRNVALTTSTKAEIRYLNLVGDRYLELLDSPGSTKLLPAGSQIPKDRTASALDLDLLLGGLRPVIQGLNPQDVNALTSSLIQIFQGQGDTLDSLLSKTSSFSNTLANNDQVIQQLIDNLNSVVGTLAKDGKKFDGTVDRLEQLISGLSEDREPLGTAVTQLDNGTASLASLMTEARPPLKGMVEQLNRTATLLDDHQIVLDRGLQKAPDNFRKLARLGSYGSWIMYYICGLSFRVTDLQGRTAVFPWIKQEGGRCAEP, from the coding sequence ATGACCCGCGGCAGAAGCACATTCGTCAAGTTCGCGACGTTCGCCGTCGTGATGGCCGTTCTCACCGCATTCCTGTTCATGACGTTCTCGGAATACCGCGGTGGTTCCTATTCGGGCTATTCGGCGGCCTTCGGCGACGCCTCACGGTTGGAGGCCGGGGACTCGGTGCGGGTTGCCGGCGTGCGGGTGGGAACCGTGAAAAGCGTTTCACTGCAACCCGACAAGTCAGTGAAGGTCGACTTCGATACCGACCGCAACGTTGCGCTGACGACGAGTACCAAGGCTGAGATTCGCTACCTGAACCTGGTGGGGGACCGGTACCTGGAACTGCTCGACAGCCCCGGCTCGACGAAACTGCTGCCCGCCGGATCGCAGATCCCCAAGGACCGCACCGCAAGTGCGCTGGACCTCGATCTGTTGCTCGGCGGCCTGCGGCCGGTGATCCAGGGGCTCAACCCCCAGGACGTCAATGCGCTGACCTCTTCGCTCATCCAGATCTTCCAAGGGCAGGGCGACACCCTGGATTCGCTGCTGAGCAAGACCTCGTCGTTCTCGAACACGTTGGCCAACAACGATCAGGTGATCCAGCAGTTGATCGACAACCTGAATTCGGTGGTCGGGACTCTGGCCAAGGACGGCAAGAAGTTCGACGGCACCGTCGACAGGCTCGAACAGTTGATCAGCGGCCTCTCGGAGGATCGTGAACCACTCGGCACCGCGGTCACCCAACTGGACAACGGCACGGCCTCACTCGCGAGTCTGATGACCGAGGCGCGGCCACCGCTGAAGGGCATGGTCGAGCAGCTCAACCGGACCGCAACGTTGCTCGACGATCACCAGATCGTCCTCGACCGGGGCCTGCAGAAAGCTCCCGACAACTTCCGGAAGCTGGCCCGGTTGGGCTCGTACGGCAGCTGGATCATGTACTACATCTGCGGACTTTCGTTCCGCGTCACCGATCTGCAGGGCCGTACCGCGGTCTTCCCGTGGATCAAGCAAGAAGGTGGGAGGTGTGCGGAGCCCTGA
- a CDS encoding MCE family protein, whose translation MLKYRESNLIKAGFIGVVLMILIIAVGLQPERLQQWASSVRHQALFSEAGGIAVGNDVTLSGIKVGSVTDVSLQNGDALITFTAEGKYPLGSLTQAHIRTGSLLGERVLTLESDGSGTLHTTDVIPTSRTSSPYSLTDAVSDLTTNSAGTDTASLNQSLDTLSATIDQVAPKLGPTFDGLSRLSKSINGRNESLASLLKSASDVTVVLSQRSDQLNTLILNANDLLGVLNDRRQAIVDLLANTAAVSEQLTGLVADNEAQLAPTLKRLNSVTAMLERNRDNISKALPNMKKFQLSQAETLANGPYYNAYVPNLQPAQLLQPFMDYAFGFRRGTNAGQPADNAGPRAELPLPYNGIPGGSR comes from the coding sequence ATGCTCAAGTACCGTGAGTCAAACCTGATCAAGGCCGGTTTCATCGGCGTTGTATTGATGATCCTCATCATCGCTGTGGGGCTCCAGCCGGAGCGGCTGCAGCAGTGGGCCTCCTCGGTTCGCCATCAGGCCCTCTTCAGCGAGGCGGGCGGTATCGCCGTCGGCAACGATGTGACACTGTCGGGGATCAAGGTCGGTTCGGTGACCGATGTGTCGTTGCAGAACGGCGATGCGTTGATCACCTTCACCGCCGAGGGCAAATATCCGCTGGGGTCGTTGACACAGGCCCACATCCGCACCGGCTCGCTGCTGGGCGAGCGGGTGCTGACCTTGGAGTCGGACGGCAGTGGCACGCTGCATACCACCGACGTGATCCCCACCTCGCGCACCTCGTCGCCCTACTCGCTGACCGACGCGGTCAGTGACTTGACGACGAACTCGGCAGGTACCGATACGGCGTCGCTGAACCAGTCCCTGGACACGCTGTCGGCGACGATCGACCAGGTCGCCCCCAAGTTGGGCCCGACCTTCGACGGGCTGAGTCGCTTGTCGAAATCGATCAACGGCCGCAACGAGAGTCTGGCCAGCCTGCTCAAGAGCGCCAGCGACGTGACCGTCGTGCTGTCACAGCGCAGCGATCAGCTGAACACGTTGATTCTCAACGCCAATGACCTGCTCGGTGTGCTCAACGACCGCCGGCAGGCGATCGTCGACCTGCTGGCCAACACCGCGGCCGTCTCGGAGCAACTCACCGGGTTGGTCGCTGACAACGAGGCGCAGTTGGCCCCGACGCTCAAACGGCTCAACTCCGTGACCGCGATGCTCGAACGCAACCGGGACAACATCAGCAAGGCGTTGCCGAATATGAAGAAGTTCCAGTTGTCCCAGGCCGAAACCCTGGCCAACGGTCCGTACTACAACGCGTACGTGCCGAATCTGCAGCCCGCACAGCTATTGCAGCCGTTCATGGACTACGCGTTCGGATTCAGGCGCGGAACGAACGCTGGTCAACCGGCGGACAATGCCGGCCCGCGGGCTGAATTGCCGCTGCCCTACAACGGAATTCCCGGAGGTTCACGCTGA
- a CDS encoding MCE family protein: protein MNRSRLGKWLAVALVALLVVGGAVLVRQAFFGQKTISALFTSATGVYPGDEVRVSGVKVGTIESIKPEGTQTRVTLKVDHDVPIPADAKAVIVAQNLVAARYVQLAPAYRSSGPTLPDKAEIGLDRTAVPVEWDQVKEQLMRLSTELGPQSGVDGTSVSRFINSTADAMAGNGDKLRQTISQLSGVARILAEGSGNIVDIIKNLQTFMTALRDSNQQVVAFQNRLATLTSVVDGSRSDLDGALTNLSVAVGEVQRFVAGSRDQTSEQVQRLSNVTQNLVDNRSNIENLLHIAPNAFMNGYNIYNPDSGSAVGQFVFHNFSNPLDFICGSIGAIENTTAPETAKLCSQYLGPALRLLNFNYLPFPIAPYLMPSANPENIVYSEPGLAPGGGGGSPEAPNQIPSISAYHPGPTPPPPFTGRPPGTPPPGAQQMLPEGSYSPPNMPNTVSDMLNPVGVAPGPPPGPLAAEAPAGPPPPAEAPAPPQPVEGTPPA from the coding sequence ATGAACCGCAGTCGTCTCGGCAAGTGGCTGGCGGTGGCCCTGGTGGCGCTGCTGGTCGTGGGTGGGGCAGTGCTGGTGCGCCAGGCCTTCTTCGGGCAGAAGACCATCTCCGCACTGTTCACCTCGGCTACCGGTGTCTACCCGGGTGACGAGGTCCGGGTCTCCGGCGTCAAGGTCGGCACGATCGAGTCGATCAAGCCGGAGGGCACCCAAACCCGGGTGACCCTGAAGGTCGATCATGACGTACCGATCCCCGCGGATGCGAAAGCGGTGATCGTGGCTCAGAACCTCGTTGCCGCGCGCTACGTCCAGCTCGCGCCCGCCTACCGATCGAGTGGTCCGACACTGCCTGACAAGGCGGAGATCGGACTGGACCGCACCGCCGTCCCGGTGGAGTGGGATCAGGTCAAGGAACAGTTGATGCGCCTGTCGACCGAACTGGGGCCGCAGAGCGGTGTCGACGGGACGTCGGTGTCCCGCTTCATCAACAGCACGGCCGACGCCATGGCCGGTAACGGTGACAAACTGCGACAGACGATCTCGCAGTTGTCCGGTGTGGCGCGCATCCTGGCAGAGGGCAGCGGCAACATCGTTGACATCATCAAGAACCTGCAGACCTTCATGACCGCACTGCGCGACAGCAATCAGCAGGTGGTGGCGTTCCAGAATCGGCTGGCAACCTTGACCAGCGTGGTCGACGGGAGTCGGTCGGATCTCGATGGGGCCTTGACCAACCTGTCGGTGGCAGTCGGCGAAGTGCAGCGATTCGTCGCCGGTAGCCGTGACCAGACCTCCGAACAGGTGCAGCGGCTGTCCAATGTCACCCAGAACCTGGTCGACAACCGGTCGAATATCGAGAACCTCTTGCACATCGCGCCCAATGCGTTCATGAACGGATACAACATCTACAACCCGGATTCGGGAAGTGCCGTGGGCCAGTTCGTGTTCCACAACTTCTCCAATCCGCTCGATTTCATCTGCGGTTCGATCGGCGCGATCGAGAACACCACGGCCCCGGAAACCGCGAAGCTGTGCTCGCAGTACCTGGGCCCGGCATTGCGGCTGTTGAACTTCAACTACCTGCCCTTCCCGATCGCGCCATACCTGATGCCGTCGGCGAATCCGGAGAACATCGTCTACTCGGAGCCGGGGTTGGCCCCCGGTGGCGGGGGAGGGTCTCCCGAGGCGCCGAACCAGATCCCCTCGATCTCGGCGTACCACCCGGGTCCGACACCGCCGCCGCCGTTCACGGGTCGCCCGCCAGGCACACCTCCTCCAGGTGCCCAGCAGATGCTTCCCGAGGGTTCGTATTCCCCGCCGAACATGCCGAACACTGTGTCGGACATGCTCAATCCGGTAGGTGTGGCACCCGGCCCGCCACCTGGTCCGCTTGCTGCCGAGGCGCCCGCCGGGCCACCGCCGCCCGCTGAGGCGCCAGCGCCTCCGCAACCCGTAGAAGGGACGCCGCCAGCATGA
- a CDS encoding MCE family protein: MIRGKPLRLAIAVGSCVALTTSGCAFQGVNSLPLPGAVGRGADSSVYHVEIANVAQLEPNSPVMMNDVVVGSIRSLSVKDWHADVEFSVKPGVDVPANVVASIGQTSLLGSMHLAINPPAGAAPEGKLSPGATIQLNNSSTYPTTEQTLSSLATVVNGGGLGQMGDVIHNFSAALNGRESDFRDLLTRLDTFVGALDGQRDNIVASIEGLNQLASTFAGQRDVITRALEKIPPALDVLIKERPRFTTALQKLGTFSATANQFVNDSQADLVANLRNLEPALKALADVGPELAGVLEYATHFPFTQSFLDRVIRGDYYNLFATVDFTIPRLKRSLMLGTRWEQEDAQLVPTYGDPPYLNYTYDPLKTGVNPPPPGAFPPAPAPAPAPDAPPPPPPAYNGPVLPVAPPAPLTSPNGGTPTNTPAADSSIFAGPYAAQTGSPAAPPAAPTTGGGG, encoded by the coding sequence ATGATCAGGGGTAAGCCACTCCGGTTGGCGATCGCCGTCGGGTCCTGTGTCGCGTTGACGACCAGTGGCTGCGCATTCCAGGGCGTCAACTCGCTGCCCCTACCCGGGGCGGTGGGTCGCGGTGCGGACTCCAGCGTGTATCACGTCGAGATCGCGAATGTGGCTCAGCTGGAGCCGAATTCGCCGGTGATGATGAACGATGTCGTCGTCGGTAGCATCCGCAGCCTGTCGGTCAAGGACTGGCATGCCGACGTCGAGTTCTCGGTGAAGCCCGGTGTGGACGTGCCGGCCAACGTAGTGGCCAGTATCGGCCAGACCAGCCTTCTGGGCTCGATGCATCTGGCAATCAATCCGCCTGCCGGGGCGGCGCCCGAGGGGAAACTTTCACCGGGAGCGACGATCCAGCTCAACAATTCGTCGACCTACCCCACGACCGAGCAGACGCTGTCCTCGCTGGCTACCGTGGTGAACGGTGGCGGGCTGGGACAAATGGGTGATGTCATCCACAATTTCAGTGCCGCACTCAACGGTCGTGAGTCCGACTTCCGTGACCTGCTCACCCGGTTGGACACGTTCGTGGGTGCGCTGGATGGCCAGCGGGACAACATCGTTGCGTCCATCGAGGGGTTGAACCAGTTGGCCTCGACCTTCGCGGGCCAACGTGATGTCATCACCCGTGCGCTGGAGAAGATTCCGCCGGCCTTGGATGTGTTGATCAAGGAGCGGCCGAGGTTCACCACCGCGCTGCAGAAGCTGGGTACTTTCAGTGCCACGGCCAATCAGTTCGTCAACGACTCACAGGCTGATTTGGTGGCCAACCTGCGGAACCTGGAACCCGCGCTCAAAGCGCTGGCGGACGTGGGTCCCGAGCTTGCCGGGGTGCTGGAGTACGCCACGCACTTTCCGTTCACCCAGAGCTTCCTGGACCGGGTTATCCGTGGCGATTACTACAATCTGTTCGCCACCGTCGACTTCACCATTCCGCGCCTGAAGCGCAGCTTGATGCTGGGTACCCGGTGGGAACAGGAAGACGCACAACTGGTTCCGACATACGGCGACCCGCCGTATCTCAACTACACCTACGACCCGCTCAAGACCGGGGTCAATCCGCCGCCGCCGGGTGCCTTCCCGCCGGCCCCGGCCCCGGCCCCGGCGCCGGACGCTCCGCCACCGCCCCCACCGGCATACAACGGTCCGGTCCTTCCGGTGGCGCCGCCTGCGCCGTTGACCTCACCGAACGGTGGGACACCGACGAATACGCCCGCAGCTGATTCCTCGATATTCGCGGGACCGTATGCGGCTCAAACAGGTTCACCGGCGGCCCCACCGGCAGCGCCCACGACAGGAGGTGGCGGCTAG
- a CDS encoding MCE family protein produces MLTRFIRTQLILFTVASVVGVAVMLFAYMQVPTLLGIGRITVKMELPATGGLYQFSNVTYRGSQIGKVTSVDLTENGAEATLSLDRSPKVPADLQAQVRSMSAVGEQYVELLPNTNSGPYLDNGSVIPVSRTTVPQQVGPMLDQLSKLMDTIPKDKLSQLLDESYDAFNGTGYDFGSLLDSASTITRDSNAISDQTRTLIDDSKPFLDAQAQTTDSIKTWAASMAGITGQVAENDPEVRTLLRNGPGFAQETTKLLEQIKPTLPVLLANLSTFGQIGVTYNPSIEQLLVLLPPYVAQIQTYLPINNPTGLPNGEFSLGLGDPPSCTVGFLPPSAWRSPADTTIVDTPDNLYCKLPQDSPIAVRGARNYPCMDHPGKRAPTVELCNDPKGFQPLAQRQHATGPYPLDPNLISQGVPPDSRVLPDANIYGPLQGSPLPPGVSAPPPGAAPQPVLPPNFAGTGPGALLPGQPLYLEPPVPGAPPPPPVDPDAVPLPPADLPSATEIPMVPHEGGHAPMPFAEPGVAPSAFNGGAGTGPSVAIAKYNPRTGEYMGPDGNLYKQANLVSVPKSWQDLMPT; encoded by the coding sequence ATGCTGACGCGTTTCATCCGTACCCAGCTGATCCTCTTCACGGTCGCCTCGGTCGTGGGCGTGGCAGTCATGCTGTTCGCTTACATGCAGGTGCCGACACTGCTCGGCATCGGACGCATCACGGTGAAGATGGAACTGCCGGCCACCGGAGGTTTGTACCAGTTCAGCAATGTCACCTACCGCGGCTCGCAGATCGGCAAGGTGACCTCGGTTGACCTGACGGAGAACGGTGCCGAGGCGACGTTGTCGCTGGACCGGTCGCCGAAGGTTCCCGCCGACCTGCAGGCCCAAGTCCGCAGCATGTCAGCGGTGGGTGAGCAGTATGTGGAGCTGTTGCCGAACACGAACTCCGGGCCGTATCTGGACAATGGCTCGGTGATCCCGGTGTCGCGGACGACGGTTCCGCAACAGGTCGGCCCGATGCTCGACCAACTGAGCAAGCTCATGGACACCATTCCCAAGGACAAGCTCAGTCAGCTGCTCGACGAGTCATACGACGCGTTCAACGGCACCGGCTATGACTTCGGTTCGCTCCTGGACTCGGCGTCGACCATCACCAGGGACTCCAACGCGATCTCGGATCAGACACGCACGTTGATCGACGACTCGAAGCCGTTCCTCGATGCGCAGGCACAGACCACGGATTCGATCAAGACCTGGGCCGCCAGCATGGCCGGCATTACCGGGCAGGTCGCCGAGAACGATCCCGAGGTGCGGACGCTGCTGCGTAACGGACCCGGATTCGCCCAGGAAACCACGAAGCTGCTCGAGCAGATCAAGCCGACGCTGCCGGTGCTGTTGGCGAATCTGAGCACATTCGGCCAGATCGGGGTGACCTACAACCCGTCGATCGAGCAGCTGCTGGTCCTGCTGCCGCCGTATGTGGCGCAGATTCAGACCTATTTGCCGATCAACAACCCGACCGGTCTGCCCAACGGCGAGTTCTCGCTGGGGTTGGGTGACCCGCCGTCGTGCACGGTGGGGTTCCTGCCGCCGTCGGCGTGGCGGTCCCCGGCGGATACGACCATCGTCGATACGCCGGACAACCTCTACTGCAAGCTGCCGCAGGACTCCCCGATCGCGGTGCGTGGTGCGCGCAACTACCCGTGTATGGACCATCCCGGCAAGCGCGCTCCGACAGTCGAATTGTGTAACGACCCAAAGGGTTTCCAACCGCTCGCGCAGCGCCAACATGCGACGGGCCCGTACCCGCTCGACCCGAACCTGATCTCCCAGGGGGTGCCACCGGACTCGCGGGTGCTGCCGGACGCCAACATCTACGGGCCGCTGCAGGGTTCTCCCTTACCGCCGGGGGTCAGTGCACCGCCGCCGGGTGCAGCACCTCAGCCTGTGCTGCCGCCGAACTTCGCTGGCACGGGTCCTGGCGCGCTGCTGCCGGGACAGCCGTTGTACCTGGAGCCGCCGGTGCCCGGCGCACCGCCGCCACCGCCGGTCGATCCCGATGCTGTGCCGCTGCCGCCGGCCGATCTGCCGAGTGCGACCGAGATTCCCATGGTCCCGCATGAGGGAGGCCATGCCCCCATGCCCTTTGCGGAGCCGGGTGTTGCGCCGAGCGCCTTCAACGGTGGCGCAGGTACCGGGCCGTCGGTGGCAATCGCGAAGTACAACCCGAGGACGGGGGAGTACATGGGTCCCGACGGCAACCTCTACAAGCAGGCGAATCTGGTGTCCGTGCCGAAGTCGTGGCAGGACCTGATGCCGACGTAG
- a CDS encoding Rv2253/PknI dimerization domain-containing protein: MSASRTRVSAAILAGVATIGLGGATPAGASEQWGINGTFATSSNGDWAKVNERYEDQPSVRSTWTISTQCISPSECTGTVNSDEGWTAPIYTTNGLYYVKRKVSNWRFCADGTPVEGLRVYKIYPVGWDGRYDVNASEYTGEDQTTGPSGSCGRNQWPAIRMPFYMKPI, encoded by the coding sequence AGCGCGGCAATTCTTGCCGGCGTCGCCACGATCGGCCTGGGCGGCGCCACACCCGCCGGCGCATCAGAGCAGTGGGGTATCAACGGAACGTTCGCCACCTCCTCCAACGGAGACTGGGCGAAGGTCAACGAGCGGTATGAAGATCAGCCCTCAGTACGCAGCACCTGGACCATCAGCACCCAGTGCATCTCACCCAGCGAGTGCACCGGGACGGTGAACAGCGACGAGGGTTGGACCGCGCCGATCTATACGACGAATGGGCTGTATTACGTCAAGCGCAAGGTGTCCAACTGGCGGTTCTGCGCCGACGGCACGCCCGTCGAGGGGCTGAGGGTGTACAAGATCTATCCGGTCGGCTGGGATGGCCGCTACGACGTCAATGCCTCCGAGTACACCGGTGAGGACCAGACCACCGGTCCGAGCGGCTCGTGCGGACGCAATCAGTGGCCGGCCATCCGGATGCCGTTCTACATGAAGCCCATCTAG